Genomic DNA from Dehalogenimonas lykanthroporepellens BL-DC-9:
ACCGTCACTCCGCCCAGCACCAGAGGGCGGTCCGGGGCCAGGCGGTGGACGTCATAGCCGATGCCGGTGCGCCAGTTCATGTTACTCGGCGTGTCTCCGCCACAGCGTTTCGGCGGCGGCCATGGATTCGGGAGTGGTAATCTTGATGTTGACCGTCGAACCTTTATACAACCTGACCGGTACTCCCAGACGCTCCACCAGCATGGCGTCGTCGGTAACCGTGCCGGCGGCCGCGGCGTAAGCGCGGCGGATGAGGTCGTAACGGAAAACCTGAGGCGTCTGGGCGCTCCACAGCCGCTCCCGGTCAGGGGTTTCCTTGACGTAGCCGTTATCCCCGGCCAGCTTGATGGTATCGGTCACCGGTACGGCGCAAACGGCGGCGCCGGTGTTCTGGGCGGCTTTCAGACCGTCCTCTATCTGCTCCACCTTGACCAGCGGTCGGGCGCCGTCGTGGATGATGACCCACTCGATACCGTCATCAGCCAGGGTGTTCAGGGCATTCTGCACTGAATCCTGGCGGCGGTCGCCGCCGGCGATGATGTCGGTCACCTTGGACCATTTTTCATAATCGGCCAGGGCCTCGCCGGCTTGCAGACTGTCCTCATTGAGTACTACGATAATCCGGTCGACGGCTTCGGCGCACTCGAAGGGGAATACCGCCCGGGCAAGTACCGGCCGGGCGCCAAGGGGGGTGAATATCTTATCCACTCCCTGCATGCGTTCACTGCGACCCGCAGCGGCTATGATTGCGGCAACACGTTCTTTATTGTACATGCCGGCATTATAAGGCATGAGCCGGTAGCGGCGCTAGGTACCAAAGAACTAGTCCTGAAAATATGACTGGCAGGACGGCGGCCAAAAGTGGTATAAACAACCCGTTCATGTCAGAAAAACCCAAAAACCAGCCTGATTCAGCCACCGGTCACCGTAGCCGTCTGCGTGAGCGTTTCAATAAGGGTGGCCTGAACGGTTTCCATGATTATGAAATCGT
This window encodes:
- a CDS encoding 2-C-methyl-D-erythritol 4-phosphate cytidylyltransferase (KEGG: deb:DehaBAV1_0053 2-C-methyl-D-erythritol 4-phosphate cytidylyltransferase~TIGRFAM: 2-C-methyl-D-erythritol 4-phosphate cytidylyltransferase~PFAM: 4-diphosphocytidyl-2C-methyl-D-erythritol synthase), whose product is MPYNAGMYNKERVAAIIAAAGRSERMQGVDKIFTPLGARPVLARAVFPFECAEAVDRIIVVLNEDSLQAGEALADYEKWSKVTDIIAGGDRRQDSVQNALNTLADDGIEWVIIHDGARPLVKVEQIEDGLKAAQNTGAAVCAVPVTDTIKLAGDNGYVKETPDRERLWSAQTPQVFRYDLIRRAYAAAAGTVTDDAMLVERLGVPVRLYKGSTVNIKITTPESMAAAETLWRRHAE